The Amphiprion ocellaris isolate individual 3 ecotype Okinawa chromosome 24, ASM2253959v1, whole genome shotgun sequence DNA window aaaacaaaaacacataggTAGGATGTATTTACTCTTGTGTTgatttctgtgtcttgtttgaGGAAGTACCCTATTTCAATGTGGCATGTTTTCCTGCATCCCCCTGaaacttaaacattttttggcacttaaatgttttcattggACAGGTAAAAgcttgttttttggggggtttttggACAAGACTAAATAGCAAGGGAAACAAATGTGTCAGTTACACATCATTCGGTCGGTTTCTAGTGCCATTTTGAGGGCAGCTCACCAAACCAGACACACCTTAGTTTTGCAAGTAGAGCTTTAATGCCTTCACGTTTATACTTACATGATTGTACACGCTTTGGAGCTGTGGTTCTCCCTCTTGGAAGAGGAGACGGAGCCAAACGTGCACTCAGAATTTCTAAGTAGGACCTCCTCATTCGAGCTGTaaacaaaatatgaatattaaaacTTCCTCACCCTCTCTATAATATCACTTGCAACCCCGTGTGTGAACAACAAACAGTTTAAACGGCGTTTTCATGCAAAAGTACGTCACTTCGTAAAAACGGCGCAGCTGCAAACACTGATGCTAATTGCCTGGTAGTACCGAGGGCGCGCGCGGCGACAACATTAGCACGATAGCAAAGTGGCGCAACAAAAGAGCGCAAGTTGCACAAACTCAACGCAACAACTCACACACGAGTCTTACCTGCAATTTTGGGCTGCGGTGCAGGGATTTCCACCAAAGCACGTCGCGGCTGGCACACAGCTGCCATTGTGAGGGGACCAACGGGTACAGATACGAAGCTAACTACCTGCTAATAGCCTAGCTGAACTTTAAACCCCACCGGGGCTCCGCGAACAATAACTTTTCCACGGCTGTAGTTGGCTTCTATGGGACTCGTCGGTCTTCTCCTGAGGCGTCAGTGCAGCTTTCGTCCTCGTTAATATTCCCCCGACTTAAATTTAACCCTgcatggcaaaaaaataaataaactttagtGAACCGAAGAGAGACAAACTCCTGTAACTTTTGTTTGCGGCGCTGCTAGTACAATGCTGATGATGAGGCGCGCGACACGAGTTGCCGCGCAGGTGTGGTTTGCGGCATGCGTCGATCTGATTGGTCGAGCGTCCCAGCATGCGCGGAACATGCGCCCAATATGTAAGTGATGCGTTCACTGTCCCCCATATCTGACGCGATGCTGCGTGGAGAGGGGGGAATATCACGAGAGTTCGattctttttgttgctttcttagTGCATGAGAATCCTAATGCAGTTTTGAAACTCTGATAAAATAAATCTTGTCATCTCGTGTGTTCTTCTTGTTTTACAGGCTTTTCTTGGTCATTGATCTAACTTCTAAAACTCAGATAAGTGTGTCAACCCCCAACCCTTCCCCTCATGGATTCATACTCTGTTTATCTCGTCCAGTATTTTCCGCTTTTAATGTTTGTAGGGTTCATAATGTATACAAACTGCATTTATCTCATAGCATTAAGAGTGTTTGTACTGTTTATATTGTTTGAACTGTTAATAGGGTTTATATTATCCATACTATTTACGTTTATATACATTtagatgatctttttttttatattcccACATATCCATATATTATTCTGTATATACCACATTGtatataatgcactttactgctgcttttgcatTTCTGGTTCAATGCTAAGCCAAATGTATTGCTCTTAGTAACACTTCTGCcctgtacaatgacaataaagataaaTCTAATCTAATTTAATCAAAGTTCTACGTTTTCCTAATATGAAAATTATCCATACCTTCCATAAAGGAAAAGGGCTTAAGCGTCATCAAATGATTAAATTCTTAGAAATTTTAGATGGTCTTCTTTGATATGCCTGAATTTTATAGAGCATAAAAtacttatatatttttttaattataaagtAGGCGAAAATGTGACATAACTGTACatagttcagaaaatatcactactTCACCTGCATGAAAAATTCATTTTCTTAATATGTGCTTcaagatgggacttttcatgatggcttcagttttttttttcatgtttcaccTCATCCATAATCGGATAATTTTTGATCTTCGTGTACAGTATTGCAGATCTGGAATCAATGACATAATGAGAAACAACAGTTTTATCTTTACTAGTTCTTTAGATATAAGCaagaatgttaaaaatgatcagTAACATTTAAAGTCATTCTCCAGTcactgatttaacccctaaGAACTCATCTTTatgcatcaaagttacatatttagacgCTTTTTTCGGGGTTAACAAAATCCGTCACTGccttaaaaaaaagctttagaTCCACTCAGGACTGTCACTTAccctagaatgtgcagatctatgaattCCTGCCTCTCTCCTTTCACCCCTCCACCTTGATTTTCTGGGCGTCTTCCATACTTGCAAACTTGCTTGGATCAGGTCAAACTGGATCAGAAAGATACTGAAATCACATAATCCTGGATTCTCAGATGCAATTCgatcatttttatgttgtttccttttaaaaaaaaaaaaatactcagacCGATTcattgattatcaaaatatcagtcttaaagtattttttaatttaatggttGACAGCTAATTGAATAATCAGTAATTTTTTCCATCTCGTTGTAGCTTCGATTGTGACAATGCAACTCACTGCAGGCAGCAACACCCCCATATAAATCTCTAATATAACAACTGCAAACTGTCAGACAGTACTTTTTATGAAATATATAATACATTTTCTGGCTGATTGTCTGTCACAGTAAAGCAATCAAACCAAAAGACACATTGaataagacattaaaaaaaaatctgtaaaatgtcttttaataggttggtgtatttttgaaaaagaaaaaacaggaattTAATTTCTTCTTGAGACGTAACTGCGTCTTGATACATAGTGTGGAATAATAAATCATTCAAGCACAAAAACTTATTCCAAAACGGAtgataataaaacacacaaacttaaAAAGTGGTTTGATATAATGAACACAGTGAGTTCTTCAAGTTTTCTGAATTGTTCATATAATAGTATTgtagttttatatatttaccATTTAGGGAAATAAATAATCATCCACTGCCTATTATTCATCTCTGAAAATAGTCATGGTGGTAAAATATGAAGCAGTGGTAAATGCAGTGCAATTTTAGTGTTCCTGTATTTTAACCGTTGCTCATAAATGTTCCTCTtgtcttgcaaaaaaaaagagaaagagagagaagaaaaaactgcATTGAAATGCAACAGGGTCGGAATCAGTTCACTTTTACACAGTCTTTCAGAAATTTAACCTAATGTTTCACGTGAGAATATGATACAACAGTTTCCCAACTGGACTGACATTGCTACAGGTAAATTATTATAGTTATAAttataaatatctgtagtaAAACTGCACTTCATGAACTGATTGAACTGAAAGTGAATTCACTCCAGCCCTGCACAAGATTAAAGCAAATTATGCTGAATACTCAATGGCCTCTTAAAACTGCTACGGCAAATAATATAATTATATTGTATTTATGTACATAATATACAGTTTTAAATAAGTTACATAATGCACAGGTAAAAGGGTATAGTATCTATTAGGTACATATCATATTACAAAGGTCTGTGACAGTATGGCTTTGTAAATATACATTACAATATTGTCATCAGAAAAAGCAAGTGCATTCAGAGGACTGTGTTTTGGCATCTTGCTCATCTTTTCAGTGTGTTGTTAACTTTAATGTCAAGTCTAATTGCTACAAGTCttaacactttttaaattttgatatGGAGACCttatatgaaaaatatatgACTCTTCCAGCAGATTCAAGAACAACAAGATGCTTAAAGACAGACATCTAACTGCATAGGCCACACTACAAAGCATAAGGAGTAGCCTCTACTTGCTAAGCAGCGTTTTAAGGGAGCGGGTGAGTGCGTTAGCAATGGCCGACATGGTGCTGGAGTGGCGGACCAGGGCTTTCACGCTGTGCTCCCCTGGCGCTCCCACGGTGGCAGCCTCAGCTGCTTTGAGCAAACAGATATAGTTCATAACAACCTCATCAACCTTTGCCACGACCTCTCTTTGTTGGTGTGAAGATGAGGCTCCAAGCCCCCGAACTAGACACATACAAGCTTCACAGAGACAGCATAGCACCTGAAAACTACAAGTTACAGCTAGCAGCATTTCCTCAGGACTACTGTGGGCCTGTGCCATCCTCCGACATGCCCTGCCTAATTCTTTTGACTCGACAGAGAGGAGTGTCTTGTACTGGGATACGTCCTGGATAGGCATCTGGAATCCGCGATCGCAACGGCCTATGCTGGACCTCACCAGAGCAATGAGCTCGCTGGCATCACGGCGCACATCATTGAAGCCGGATGGGAAGCCATACATGCGGTCCTTGAGTGAGTTGATTCTCGCCAGGCGGTCGCTAAAGCTCATGTTATTGAGGACTTCCCCGTACAGCTGCTCCCCAGCAGCATCCACTACCGAGCCGCAGGGTAATATCGATGATGCACCGGCACCGTCATTGAAATTATTCCCACCACGGCTTCTTCTGGGCCTCTCCCACTCAATGTCATCCTCCTCACCTTCGGGCTTACGTTTAAAGAAACAGTAGCTAAAGGGCCCATTGCATCTCCAAGGACTGGTGTCCAATTTTTGAGAGCCCTTcatgtgttttgcatctttctgtaaTGGAAACGCCACAGATGCCCTTCTACTGTCGACCCTATTGCCTGTAGACCAGCATGTAGTGTGGGAGCCAGATACAGATCCTTGGGAGTAACTCTTGGAGAGCCGCTTCCTTGTCGGTCTTCGTTGGACTTTTGTGTCACCTTGCTGGGATACAGGTGGTGACAAGGGCTGCTGGCTCCGGCTTCGGGTGGGCTTATCAAACAGAACTTCCACGCTACCAGAATTGGCAGTCACATTGCTCGTGCTGCGTTTGAGCTCCCGGCCACGTTGCAGGCTATTGCTAAAGTGATCTGTCTGTGGCAGGGTTGGGGTAACAGCCTGAATGTGATTCTGACTCTGCCGGGACTGAATGGGATGGATGGAATCTTGCGAGTATCCTGAGTTGCTGCAGCTAGCATTGAGCTGAGACatgggaggaggtggtggaggaggtggagattgTGGGTTGGGTGTGGGAGATGTGAGACAAGCTCTACTGCCAGTAGATGCCTGCCTGATAAAAGCAGAAGGGTGATCTCCCCTCCCAAGCGAAAGGGCATTGAGATCTGCCCGCTGACCACTTACCCTGGGAGCAccagagaaacaaagagaatCATTAGGACGAGAATGAGGAGACTGACGAACTGCATGCTTTGACCTCGGGTCTGATTTGAGCCAGTCCTCTGTGCTGCCACTTGGTTGGCTTCTTGACCGAGGTGGGTGTCTGTTCACGGCACCTCCACCATCACGGTTACCACCTGCGCTGACACCCCCATCACGGCTAACACACCCCTCTCTCTTATAGAGTGACAGAAATTGCTCAGGATCCATACCACTCCTCTCTAATTCACTCTCTAAGCCAGAAAAGGAGCTCCTCCTCTCAGAAGTAGCTGGCCTAAAATCTAAGGTGTCATTCGGCCTCTGAGCATGCATATCTGGACTTCTCTTGAGTTTGGCAGGAAGTGTGGCAGAATGATATGAACGTGAATTTTTATTAGCCATCTGCATGGCGGCTGCATTAGGGTTCACCAAATTTGGGCTTAGAAATGGGGATGATATAGAAGAAGGCATACATGGACAGCGAGCAATAGTATTCCCCCGATTCTTAACCATTTCAACAAGCTGAGGATTGCTAGTGATAAAGCGCCTGGTGTCCTTTTTCACTGCTCCTCCCATGCCTGCACTGTGCAGCTTCCCTCCCTGATGCATCTGGCTGACCGTTAGATAGTTAATCAGTTGTCTATAGGCCTCGCTGCCTTCCTTCTGGTTCAAACCCTTCAAACAGGCCTGTTGTTTAGCAAGCAGATCACTGTGGGACCTCTTATTTCCTGTTGTCTCTTTATGTTTAGATGGCGTGGCCGAGGAGGGTCGGCTTTGTTCAGCAGGGGGGTGAATATTGGGCAGCATTTTGCGAAGTAGGGCAGGGTCCGCATGAGGGTGGAGGTCTTTTCCCTGAGTGCTCTGGCCAGGGATGCCGTGAGGGACTCCAGGTTTGTTATCTTCATAGTTTAGCACCCTGAGtaacgaggaggaggaactaGAAAGCGGGTGCCTTTGCAAATGATGGTGTTTTGCTTCAACCGCACCAGGGCCAAGTGGTGAGTCCGTGGGGGTGGCACAGGCACTACTGTTCGTGCTGCCACCAGCATCCAGTGATGAGCACAGAGAACCCTGAAGTGAACTGTGGGCTTCTCCTTGTAAACTTGAAATCCTTTTCGCTAGATGATACTCACACAACCGTGCAACACTTTGTTGTCTCGAAATTGGCTGATGGTCATTCTGTATGTCTGATCCCTGGTCGGAACCCTCTGATTTGGATTTTTTGGTAGGGGACAACAATGATGCTACAACGAGATGTTCATCTtgctcagcagctgcagctccattATTTGTACTGCAATCCCCTAAGTTGGCAACGTCTAAGAGGCGATCAGAGATAGCGGAAGAAGGGCGGGGACTTCTGTGAGGGAGGTTGTTCACTCCAAGGCCCTCAGCCACAGAATTTTCTGCCAAAAAAGAATTCTGTCTTCTCTGACTTTCCCCTTGTTCACAGAATGAAGTGCGCTGGtccaagtcaaaatgtctgcggCTATCGCCTCTTTCAAATCGATGCCCTTCCCTTGTGCTGAAGGTGTTATACTTTCCACTGGAGTCTGCAgattttttatggtgcttgcCTCCTGGCGTGGTAGAACTTGGACGCTGAAGAGTGGCTGAGAGATTAGTCTGGGACCTCATGTCCAAACTTCCTGATGATGTCGTCTCCAGTTGGGGACTCCGCCTTGGAGGAACTGCAGGAGGCTGCAGGTGTCGCGTTGGACTTCGGGCTTTCTTCTGTATTGTTCCTGCTGTGCTGGGTGAAACGGGGAATTCAGTTTTCTCCTCGAGCAAAGGTTGGTAACCTTCCCTGGTAGCCACCAGAAGACGCATGTGGCTCTCGGTCAGCCTGTGAGTAGCAGCTAGTTCAGAGATTTCAGTCATCTCTGAGGAGTTGGTCTCATTGCCAGAATCTGAGGACGACTCTGGGCTAAAGCCACGAGATGAGTAAACACCTAGAACATAAGAGATGCAGGGTTAAATATAAATCAttcaactgaaaataaagtCCAGGgtacagaattattttttactAAATAAAAATGGCCATTATATGAGGGGTGGTCAAAAAGCTTAGATGCtgtttgtggtgtgtgtgtgtacaaaacCCATCACAATTATAGTTTTGTGACTTCTGTTCGGTACAATTTCACGATGAATTTCAAACTAGAGCAGAAAGTCTAAAGTCTGGAATGAAGCAACCTTCATAGTTCATTACTGGCAATGAGAGGTGGGACAGCGGTAACCACTATGAGAAGAAACAACAATTTTAAAAGTGGAAAATCCTGTCATTTCCAAAACTAGGCAAGGGACATTAGGTCAGAAGTGCACCAGGGAGCATTACAAGTACTGCAGGAGTGTTGAGAGGACTGTGTTGCTGCACAAGGAGACTACTTTGACACAGCAGCAAAATTTAAATGAGTAATGGCTACTGATTTTTCTAGCGGCAGTCCTTAAATGTTTTGATCAACCCTCATACAAATGGTTTCGGTTCTGAAGTTTTAGATGTGTTTTGGGAGTTTACTAACATAAAGAAAGCCAGAGGTGGGagtataaaaaagaaaatgtgttcaaGACAAAATAACTTTGTTAAAACCAACACAAATAAGGTCATTCACATTTTATGGTCTGAATGATATCAAAAGAGGATTAAACAATGTAGACCAAAGCTCACTGCTTATTTAGTAAGGGTTCTactgattaaaaatgattgaaaatcaatgcAAGACAAAGACGTAAAAAAAAGAGGGAACAAACATGATTGCGCTTGCATTACATTCCAACAGACCTGGGTTGTTGCTGCCGGGTGGAGGAGGGGGCGGCCTGTgttcagagacagagagagcctCCAGTGCCTGCAGAGTATTTATGGTCGCACTGTCTCGCCTTCTCTCCCCTCCCCTgctcccctccccctccccatGTGTGGGAACGGCATCAATTAACGACACCGGGATATCATCGTTGTCGCGTGTGCTTAGAGGCCTTCCCTCAGGCGCCGTGTCCTCATCTGAACTGTCCCGAAAGCCCGGCGGTGGAGCCGCGATCGCGAGGTTGAGGGTCTGTAGCAGTGTGTCGTCTTCATCCTCGTCGACGCCGTCGTCTCCCTCGGGAGGAGGCAGCGAGGTCAGGTCGATGATGTCGTCAGTCGAACCAGAAAGTGAGAGGAAGGTGGCTTTGCCGGCTGCCGTGGGTAATCCTCCCTCTTGGTTTGCACCTTGTCTCTCGTCACCCACAGGCGTCCCCCCGGTGGAGTCTTCTTCACAGGAAGCATCGTCGTCATCCTCTGCATCATCCGTCGTGTCGCGGTAAAACAAATCCCTCAGCAGTGGCTCCTCACCACCTTCCTCACTTATAATGTTACTATAGACATGTGTTAGACCACTGAAGTGAAATGGAACTCTGTCCTGTTGCCGAAAGTCTGTGTTGTTGTGCAAGTAGGGTGGTCTGTGCTCGGGCACCTCAGGGCTCTCCAGCAGTCTCTCGTAGCCTAAGTTCTTCGGCTTGTTCAAAGGTGGGTTCCCCccaaaaataaatgacacttTGGAGCTCCGAGGTGAGTCTTGAGGTTTGTGCCTAGTAGcagggggaagaggaggaggcagtGGACTTCTTCTTGACCCAAGGTCTCTGTCAGGGTTTTGGGGTTCATGGAAATAAGGAGAAATGCTGTTCTCCCTCTGCCCATTATCTGTATACTCAGAGTCTCTGTTGTAGACCTCCCCCTGGCTAGGTGACGGCTCCTCGTTGTCCCCCAAAGATGTGCTGTACGGCCACTCCAGGACACGATCCTGACCTGCAAGGCAGCAGCGAGATTTCTATTACTTTATGTGTTTTATagtttattttgattaaattttaaaacattcttttcaCCAGAATTCTGAGTACTCTACTTCAACATGTTTCATGCTGCACTGTAAAGCATCAATTTTTAAGTCGTTTTCTTCCAAAATGTGTCAGAGTGAAAGTGATCATCAACTTCTCAacttgttttagttttatatgAAGTTTTCTGCCACGACAAAGATCTTGCTCTGTAAGGCATTCACAAGTCAAACtgtttcaaatgcactttttgaaAATTGAACAgcataaattgtccaaaactagAGGGATCAGTGTTTCCTGATATTTATAAATAGAGTATCTTGATTACATTATGAACACAACATATAATAGTAACTCACTATTGTCATCCCCTCCTGGGCTGTTACAGCGGGCCATGCTAAAAATAGATCTCCTTGAATCCACTAGGAGGCGATAGTAGCCTGCTGTTAGACAAGCAAGGTTCATTGCATCACTTGACTCCATAATCAGTGTGATgggctgttaaaaaaaaagagagagaaggagggaagcAAGGGCAGatggaaggaggaagaaaaaagagaggaaaaacaacagatgttAAAATTATGCAGGgcaaaatgatgtttttttctggtacTTGTGTTCTCAAACAGAACAGCGCTCACCCTGACATCCAGAACATGCAGCTCCAGTCGGACGTTGGTCTCATCCTCAGTGAGGATTTCGATGCGGTTGACGTGGCTGAAGTCGGCCAATAGGGCCACAAGGTTGGTGCGGGTGTTGATGACGTGGCTGATGCCGTAACGTGGACCCACTAACAGCGTcacctctgtctgtttctcacCTTGCTGCAGAAAGTAGTGCACATGTATGAGACAGTTCAAAGGAATTTCTTTCCAAAAAGTTGTCTGACAAAACTCAAGTTCATTCTCAAACTTTTCACATCCTTTCTGGAACTAATGTCCTTACCAAAAGTATTGATTTGAACTCCCTCCCTCCATAGAGTCTGAGTTCGCTGAGGTACCTCAGGTAATGCACCTTGGCCTGCAAAGCAGTCAGCTGGGTGGAGAGAAATGAAATCCATTAGTAAGCATCTAAAACCAAATCACTTGAACAAATGCATTTGTCTTCTAATGTCATCATGTAAAGCACTCTCGAGCCATTTTGATCTAGACCACTGATTTTCCATTATATCCCATCATATCATTTCAATCAGATCAGAATGTGAAGAGCCGCTCCACTGCAGCACTCTGTGGCCTGCTTCTACAGACCTATGCCTCTTTAGTCACTTACGGTCAATAGgattttcaaagtttaaactTCAAAGCATCACAATCAATTTCAAATTACTGATGCTATCACTTGAGTGAGATGTGTATTTATTCATGACTTGACATTTTATCCCTTCACTGTTAATTCTTTCTTACACCACCTAATCCACAGTGAAATCTATTGGTATTTAATGCTTCATCAATCTCACAAACAAAAGCCTAAAAGGATGTTTGACCTTGCCAGTTAAAACATGACATctacattaaaaaatgtctatttttgaaATTGTTGCTCAGCCTTAACCACTGCTTTTTCGCAGAATATAGCCTTTTGATGAAGGCTGAGTGATAACTTCAAGACTGTAATGAGAAAGGTGACTTGGAGCGTCGACAGGTTGAATTGAATGTCAGTTTATTGATGCTGCTTGGCTGTATTTCTCTCTAATGAATAGGCAGGATAGTAGCCACCACTGTGAATGCAAATGATTAGTCAGTGCATCATGCTGCTCaggccacaacaataaaaccgcTGGAAGGttaagtgaataacattgatgatCTCGTTACAATACAGTGTTCTGATGGGaaaaaccttgggtcctggagttcatgtggatgtttgtttGACACGTAGCACCCAAGTAAACCACACAACTCCCAACGATGCACAGCAGAAACTGCTCAGGGACAGCTCaaggaataaaacaaaaagccaaaagcattgacctggcctccaaactcccaaGATTCCAATCACAGAACACATCCCATCCACTGAGACCCTACTCTGCAAAGTACTACACCCAAAGGATCTGTTGACATTTTGCCAGTGCCCAACATCACAGGACACCTTCATAGGTTCTGCGTCCATGTCCGGACAAATCAGAACTATTTTGGCAGCATGAGGGAGACCTACAGGATATATTGGTGTATAGAGAACATCCTCAATGTTCTATTtacattgattctccaagtccGGAGAGATGGGACACTACTCTTCCAAACAACATTTcatcttttgctgttttgaaggTCAAGAGTGATATGGATCCATCTAAAATCTCCCAAAGGTGTCCATTTGTGTTGACTGCGAAGGCCAAAGCacatgattcacatcattttcatcaaatcaTTCAGTAACCCTTCGTTCCCTATGGATAGGTGCGGCGTCATCCTGGAAATACCATTTCCATTAGGATAGGAATGTATCATcataggataaaggtgatcTCTCAGAATTGCTTTGTATTGATTTGGCCAAATGATGACCCCAACAGCAGAACAGAGCCACTAGGTCCTTCCATGGCGGGATAAAAAGTTCAGTTTTTTCCTAAATGAAGTTTAGGTGTCACAAAACCTGGATGGAATTCCTTCATCGGCTGTGTCAAGCTGTAGCTTAAGGTGGGACATAGAACGACACCAAGTGCAAACATCCAGCTTCAGTGCATGCTTCATGGCTCAGAAACTACAACCATGCGAATCACTTTCCGAATAATATAGAAATATACTGTCGCTATAAAGCAACACATTAGAGTATGATGTGTATCAAATGCGAGCAATAAAACTGACAGAGGAGATAATTGAATTTGTAGCGACTATTACACAATCTTGTcacatttactcatttttagaaTAGATTTTAGACAGTAAAACGCAAAGCAGAGTGCTGAAGAGATGGCTTTGTGTTGTCATATTATGATATGAAACATGGGtattgtgaaggaaaagcatCAGCATGACTAATATTCAGTCAGGATTGATACACAATTGGTGCTCTCGTGAGTGTTTCTGACTATATGTGGGATCAGCTCAAAATACACAATGTGAGTCATGTTTATTGTGAAGAAACGTGTTTCCCAGTGCAATGCAGTCGCTCACCCATATGTTTGTAATTGTTtctggacaaaaatgacacagaaatgagCTGTCATTCATTACTGTTGTTGGATATTTATGGGATTTCTTGGCAATTAGAACAATGTAGAGTATTTCCAGCTTTATCCTTGAATTTTGTGCAGTTTGAGAACTAAAACAGCAACAGTCTCCCAAGTTAGGTTTAATAAAACAACCAGCCCCATCGCTCATTTTACTACTCCACAGTATATTAAAATCTACAACAGCAGCCCACAAGCAAGTGCTGTTGACTTAACATAAATTCAATCGGTCTAACTCTGATTCACAAACCAAATTTGCATGACAGCTCAGAGTAAATCACAGGCTACAGTTAAATCTCCAGCACAGGTTAATTCTGTTTTGGTCCGCCGCCGCTGATTTGTACTTGTCAAAGTTGATACGCGGAGAAtgaacaaagcagcagcagctgcttgtATCATTAAAACAGTTTCATACAAAGCTATAAAGTTCAGCCAAAAGTTGGATTAAGCAGCCCCCTGACTGggacatgtgtgtgtgaatatgaatATCTTATTATGCACAGAGTTTGACAGTGTTATTCGCATTAGCATTCAAGGCCCGGCTTGACAAAGGTCTTAGGTTGACAAGGGTGGGAACCTTTACAAGGTTGAATATGGCAGCGGTGCTATTTTAGGATATTGCATCACAAAACAGAtagactgtgtgtttgtctgtgcgtgtgtgtgtgtgtcagaagtTTATTAACAAGGGCAAAGGAAGACAAAGAGAGCTGGTTACTTTTTTCCCTGGAGGCACGAGGTTCTGGTTGGTTTTGAGGATGTGTGTCAGGGCCTTCTTGATGTTTTTCTCCTTCATGCTGG harbors:
- the LOC111571714 gene encoding FERM and PDZ domain-containing protein 4-like isoform X2 produces the protein MYPTHQQHKMGIDQLDSYGDDVLIYHKNKTSGWPPPGPGSWSGLQGPPYSWDSMNNSREGRDCFTNQVSHSSSLEEVHLDGVPPAPRLVEMRRDPVLGFGFVAGSEKPVVVRSVTPGGPSEGKLLPGDEIIMINDEPVSSAPRERVIDLVRSCKESIMLTVVQPYPSPKSAFISAAKKAMLKSNPVKVRFAEEVIINGQVPNPVKDNSLLFMPNVLKVYLENGQTKSFRFDSSTSIKEVILTLQEKLSIKCIEHFSLMLEQRTEGSGSKLLLLHEQEMLTQVTQRPGSDKMKCFFRISFVPRDPVELLRRDAVAFEYLYVQSCNDVVLERFSPELKYDAALRLAALQMYILNMTTRQSQKVSLKYIQKEWGLPLFLPPAVLTSMKEKNIKKALTHILKTNQNLVPPGKKLTALQAKVHYLRYLSELRLYGGREFKSILLQGEKQTEVTLLVGPRYGISHVINTRTNLVALLADFSHVNRIEILTEDETNVRLELHVLDVRPITLIMESSDAMNLACLTAGYYRLLVDSRRSIFSMARCNSPGGDDNSQDRVLEWPYSTSLGDNEEPSPSQGEVYNRDSEYTDNGQRENSISPYFHEPQNPDRDLGSRRSPLPPPLPPATRHKPQDSPRSSKVSFIFGGNPPLNKPKNLGYERLLESPEVPEHRPPYLHNNTDFRQQDRVPFHFSGLTHVYSNIISEEGGEEPLLRDLFYRDTTDDAEDDDDASCEEDSTGGTPVGDERQGANQEGGLPTAAGKATFLSLSGSTDDIIDLTSLPPPEGDDGVDEDEDDTLLQTLNLAIAAPPPGFRDSSDEDTAPEGRPLSTRDNDDIPVSLIDAVPTHGEGEGSRGGERRRDSATINTLQALEALSVSEHRPPPPPPGSNNPGVYSSRGFSPESSSDSGNETNSSEMTEISELAATHRLTESHMRLLVATREGYQPLLEEKTEFPVSPSTAGTIQKKARSPTRHLQPPAVPPRRSPQLETTSSGSLDMRSQTNLSATLQRPSSTTPGGKHHKKSADSSGKYNTFSTREGHRFERGDSRRHFDLDQRTSFCEQGESQRRQNSFLAENSVAEGLGVNNLPHRSPRPSSAISDRLLDVANLGDCSTNNGAAAAEQDEHLVVASLLSPTKKSKSEGSDQGSDIQNDHQPISRQQSVARLCEYHLAKRISSLQGEAHSSLQGSLCSSLDAGGSTNSSACATPTDSPLGPGAVEAKHHHLQRHPLSSSSSSLLRVLNYEDNKPGVPHGIPGQSTQGKDLHPHADPALLRKMLPNIHPPAEQSRPSSATPSKHKETTGNKRSHSDLLAKQQACLKGLNQKEGSEAYRQLINYLTVSQMHQGGKLHSAGMGGAVKKDTRRFITSNPQLVEMVKNRGNTIARCPCMPSSISSPFLSPNLVNPNAAAMQMANKNSRSYHSATLPAKLKRSPDMHAQRPNDTLDFRPATSERRSSFSGLESELERSGMDPEQFLSLYKREGCVSRDGGVSAGGNRDGGGAVNRHPPRSRSQPSGSTEDWLKSDPRSKHAVRQSPHSRPNDSLCFSGAPRVSGQRADLNALSLGRGDHPSAFIRQASTGSRACLTSPTPNPQSPPPPPPPPMSQLNASCSNSGYSQDSIHPIQSRQSQNHIQAVTPTLPQTDHFSNSLQRGRELKRSTSNVTANSGSVEVLFDKPTRSRSQQPLSPPVSQQGDTKVQRRPTRKRLSKSYSQGSVSGSHTTCWSTGNRVDSRRASVAFPLQKDAKHMKGSQKLDTSPWRCNGPFSYCFFKRKPEGEEDDIEWERPRRSRGGNNFNDGAGASSILPCGSVVDAAGEQLYGEVLNNMSFSDRLARINSLKDRMYGFPSGFNDVRRDASELIALVRSSIGRCDRGFQMPIQDVSQYKTLLSVESKELGRACRRMAQAHSSPEEMLLAVTCSFQVLCCLCEACMCLVRGLGASSSHQQREVVAKVDEVVMNYICLLKAAEAATVGAPGEHSVKALVRHSSTMSAIANALTRSLKTLLSK